One genomic window of Bactrocera dorsalis isolate Fly_Bdor chromosome 4, ASM2337382v1, whole genome shotgun sequence includes the following:
- the LOC105232064 gene encoding uncharacterized protein LOC105232064, giving the protein MTTADCMESLLSSMSSTFDAECATSTAEGGSLLNHDLAEDKTLKWRTMVNNRFACKDKDRKAQTHKQQQASTTSANSTQQECKQSQNGSTNSSNNNNNTQPIKLEQLAKGSGDNKLEELNKTENKIKLTAQDQEDRASTTDFMEEQMKALLADDEDLQQPTETTTSGAALAEHMQCVSAVSKEEAIGMEDKLSLHESETSIAAGVGPDAAHRKRRSNTSTSNSNCSNYNSSSNASIGTVAQGQSDDSFHDGITDTKRTCQQVVPYTADAQQESGMTAESANENLENSLVAATISADAADLVMVELVSIKQDIDDIDEDLLATSSRGDSCDISNVDTITTTAITPTSNMLLTTAAQQPKAELTSTTTSNINSSTLLSLEQGVAGENECVKTTDNDVANSDATDKIATNARAASVSPLRRLRRTRRFSEVTNPPDSLPAETREAVTKVENAEIAVTVDEAQPTTKLEPVQNINLPTTTTDAAGPPTATTTIAAGALETAAAAAAAAAQIQQLQPVKRGRGRGRKITVTMEGFEQSVDLSAREEDKQQLAALADAAILATTSAASQERKTVGRKRKQPDDVEGTNVVTLPAIKIEQEDTTVSGKDISLSPGNGDGGKRMRRSVRLGNRNDSSATPSGNSKQLDGPPLEEIKIEPTTCVVNPQLTLVDPLSLTEAPGSAGKLSIPAAEERTPPKKRGRKSKLHHLQQQQLQQQQQLEKSQSGASGANSESSDHTPPGSATKRSSHHADVIIPKRSQRRIKPTTKILENSQLRYEFETTNMVRLTQAQNWEDSGGSGGQNVESNAALETDKAHTGNKQVKTEKAERADPADEKATSHGSNSVKKKLCGKLLRDIEASRAALLAEEQAQLARPRVDVDKFLGEIKAAKWHTNRLSEERKLTKKQQRKLAKQKENNLRKLGLRRNTSEEASDIESLSDNEEFVPTTRVQVERRSHTLRQRSAIKERTPTPTAAPAQSIPVRAATASPTSAKAARKPQARQRNAVEKSVAAAATTKSTTNVGVCKQKLLKAPSLEVIEINESSQELQSPSGRSVGLAAATVSALNAIGTVVTIPSPPPPARTAQQRNLICYCEKKTQFYTRNTPDTAYCWAIDHIEEQKVGCSNQLSGEVFNLLRPSQRVSYMVLCEDHKKRLSTHNCCAGCGIFCTQGKFVLCKRQHFFHAECAEKFILSSPIDAQQTASNYTSPTLVLKCPHCGIDTPERTSIVTMKCQTLPVFLPSQRAPKIKAAKMPLPVLSGVAQPNGHSNAVTVNSTAGVNAGVGASTSFAAAGSAASNTVPLRTLRTHQINFEQLIPESVMNVVLRGRAPSNRDARRGASSTRSSMSEFSTRDMYYAVKNDDLERVAEILASDFDMKTRMREFLNGTCLHLVALSGTLPMAFLLLCKGYAKEFINMLDRELRTAAMCAVLGDKCDILNLFIQCGADLAIKGLDGKTCLHIAAKLGNLEAAQLIIDSYRSCRSILNFMDFINTQDDGGWTAMVWAAELGHTEIVSLLLNHGADPNICDNDNNTVLHWATLHSNGLETITMLLQAGTDCNVQNVEGDTPLHIACRHSITRLCIALIANGADLMVKNKADELPYDCIPHEDSECARTVGFNMQMRSFRPLGLRSRIICDDISNGREARPIQVVRNEQKLCGSLNGAEQNGGNELLGASAAAAAHDESDEIMLPDLKYIKKSIILQNCTPIDYRVAQMRICSCMDGCISSQCQCSEASGQNWYTAEGRLSADFNFEDPVPIFECNDVCGCNKLSCRNRIVQNGIRIPLQVFECNDTTKGWGVRTLVQVAKGSFVSEYIGEILSNTEADRRTDDSYCFDLENGHCIDANYFGNVSRFYNHSCEPNIVSVRVFFEHQDYRFPKIAFFACRDIQAGEELCFDYGDTFWLFKNRHLSCKCLTAACRYASAKPDGADAAPPTNAALLSTTSVSLGALQQASEAASNSNLRNGHAA; this is encoded by the exons ATGACTACCGCCGATTGTATGGAGTCACTGCTCAGCTCTATGTCCAGTACTTTTGATGCTGAATGCGCTACGAGCACCGCTGAAGGTGGTTCGCTGCTCAATCACGATTTGGCCGAAGACAAAACGCTGAAATGGCGCACTATGGTGAATAATCGATTCGCATGCAAAGATAAGGACAGAAAAGCACAAACACATAAGCAGCAGCAGGCGTCAACGACGTCGGCCAACAGCACTCAACAGGAGTGCAAACAAAGCCAAAACGGCAGTAccaacagtagcaacaacaataacaacacacaaCCTATAAAACTAGAGCAACTCGCCAAGGGCAGTGGTGACAACAAGTTGGAGGAGCTgaacaaaacagaaaataaaataaaattgactgCACAGGATCAAGAAGATCGTGCATCTACAACCGATTTTATGGAAGAACAAATGAAAGCTTTGTTGGCGGATGATGAGGACTTGCAACAGCCGACTGAGACCACAACAAGTGGCGCTGCGCTGGCGGAACACATGCAATGTGTGTCGGCTGTAAGTAAAGAGGAAGCAATCGGTATGGAAGATAAATTATCTTTACATGAAAGTGAAACTTCAATTGCGGCAGGCGTCGGCCCAGATGCAGCGCACAGAAAAAGACGCAGCAACACCAGCACTAGCAATAGCAACTGCAGTAACTACAATAGTAGCAGTAATGCCAGCATTGGCACAGTCGCACAAGGTCAATCCGATGATAGCTTTCATGACGGCATTACTGACACAAAGCGTACATGCCAACAAGTTGTGCCATACACAGCGGATGCACAGCAGGAAAGTGGTATGACAGCCGAGTCAgcaaatgaaaatttggaaaattcttTGGTGGCAGCTACCATTAGCGCGGATGCTGCAGACTTAGTTATGGTCGAATTGGTTTCAATCAAGCAAGATATTGACGATATTGATGAGGATTTGCTTGCAACATCATCTAGAGGTGACTCATGTGACATCTCGAATGTTGatactataacaacaacagcaattacaCCAACATCAAATATGCTGCTAACGACGGCAGCACAACAGCCGAAAGCGGAACTCACCAGCACTACCACCAGCAACATAAATAGCAGCACACTACTTAGCTTAGAGCAGGGAGTAGCCGGAGAGAATGAGTGTGTGAAAACAACCGATAACGATGTGGCCAACAGCGATGCTACTGATAAAATT GCTACAAATGCGCGTGCGGCCAGTGTTAGTCCGCTTCGTCGCTTACGACGTACGCGTCGATTCTCCGAAGTTACTAATCCACCCGATTCTCTGCCAGCTGAGACGAGAGAGGCGGTGACGAAAGTAGAAAATGCGGAAATTGCAGTAACCGTTGACGAAGCACAGCCAACAACGAAGCTAGAGCCGGTTCAAAACATTAATCTTCCTACTACAACAACTGATGCTGCTGGTCCGCCAACAGCTACAACTACTATAGCAGCAGGTGCGCTTGAAAcagcggcagcggcggcggcagctGCTGCACAAATCCAACAGCTGCAGCCGGTGAAGCGCGGGCGTGGACGTGGCAGAAAAATCACTGTGACGATGGAGGGCTTTGAGCAAAGTGTTGACTTGTCGGCTAGAGAGGAAGATAAACAGCAGTTGGCGGCATTGGCGGACGCTGCGATATTAGCAACGACAAGCGCCGCGTCGCAAGAGCGCAAAACAGTTGGACGCAAACGCAAACAACCGGATGACGTGGAAGGTACAAATGTAGTGACGTTGCCAGCCATCAAAATAGAGCAGGAAGATACTACTGTAAGTGGTAAGGACATATCGTTAAGTCCTGGCAACGGCGATGGCGGTAAGCGCATGCGGCGCAGCGTGCGGCTGGGTAACCGCAACGATAGCAGCGCGACACCTAGCGGCAACAGCAAACAGTTG GATGGTCCACCGCTTGAAGAAATCAAAATTGAACCCACGACTTGTGTGGTAAATCCACAACTAACACTAGTCGACCCGCTAAGCTTGACGGAAGCCCCAGGCAGTGCCGGTAAGTTGTCCATACCAGCGGCAGAAGAGCGGACGCCACCAAAGAAACGCGGGCGCAAGTCAAAACTACATcacctgcaacaacaacagctgcagcaacagcaacagttaGAAAAATCACAATCTGGTGCAAGTGGCGCGAATAGCGAGAGCAGCGACCATACGCCGCCCGGCTCAGCAACAAAACGCAGCAGTCACCATGCGGACGTTATCATACCGAAACGATCACAGCGACGCATTAAGCCAACGacgaaaatacttgaaaatagtCAGCTACGCTATGAATTCGAAACGACTAATATGGTGCGTTTGACGCAGGCGCAGAACTGGGAGGATAGTGGCGGCAGCGGTGGCCAAAACGTCGAGTCCAACGCTGCGCTAGAAACGGATAAAGCGCATACGGGCAACAAGCAAGTAAAGACGGAGAAGGCTGAACGCGCGGACCCCGCCGATGAAAAAGCTACTAGCCACGGTTCAAACTCTGTCAAGAAAAAATTGTGTGGTAAACTATTGCGCGACATTGAAGCATCGCGCGCCGCATTGCTAGCTGAAGAGCAAGCGCAGCTCGCGCGTCCACGCGTAGACGTAGATAAGTTCTTGGGTGAAATCAAAGCGGCGAAATGGCATACAAATCGTTTGTCAGAGGAGCGCAAACTAACGAAGAAGCAGCAGCGCAAGCTAGCCAaacagaaagaaaataatttgcgCAAACTTGGGCTGCGCCGCAACACTAGCGAAGAGGCCAGCGATATAGAAAGCCTAAGCGACAATGAGGAGTTCGTGCCGACTACGCGCGTACAAGTGGAGCGACGCAGCCATACGCTGCGGCAACGCTCCGCCATTAAAGAGCGAACACCAACACCAACCGCTGCGCCGGCGCAGTCAATTCCTGTGCGCGCTGCAACCGCTTCGCCGACAAGCGCAAAGGCGGCACGAAAGCCGCAAGCGCGCCAACGTAATGCCGTTGAGAAGTCggtagcagcagcagcgaccACAAAGTCAACCACAAATGTTGGCGTGTGCAAACAGAAATTACTGAAAGCGCCCTCGCTTGAAGTCATCGAGATAAATGAATCATCACAAGAGCTACAATCGCCCAGCGGCCGTTCAGTGGGCCTGGCAGCTGCCACAGTCAGCGCGTTAAACGCAATCGGCACTGTGGTTACCATACCTTCACCGCCGCCACCTGCTAGAACTGCGCAGCAACGCAATTTAATTTGCTACTGCGAGAAGAAAACACAATTCTACACGCGCAACACCCCTGATACGGCCTACTGTTGGGCCATTGACCACATCGAGGAGCAGAAGGTTGGTTGTAGTAATCAACTGAGCGGTGAAGTGTTCAATCTGCTGCGGCCCAGTCAGCGCGTCAGCTATATGGTGTTGTGCGAGGACCACAAGAAGCGGCTGAGTACACACAATTGTTGCGCCGGTTGTGGCATATTTTGCACGCAG GGAAAATTTGTGCTTTGCAAGCGTCAACACTTTTTCCACGCCGAATGTGCCGAGAAGTTCATACTCAGCAGCCCCATAGATGCGCAGCAAACGGCCAGCAACTACACTAGTCCCACATTGGTGCTGAAGTGTCCGCACTGCGGCATCGACACGCCAGAACGTACCTCCATCGtcacgatgaaatgccaaacattgCCTGTATTCTTGCCTAGTCAAAGAGCGCCAAAGAT CAAAGCTGCGAAAATGCCGCTACCTGTTTTGAGCGGCGTCGCGCAACCAAATGGCCATTCCAATGCTGTGACTGTTAACAGCACTGCAGGCGTAAACGCTGGCGTCGGCGCATCAACGTCGTTTGCTGCTGCTGGCAGCGCCGCCAGTAACACTGTACCGCTACGTACGCTGCGTACACATCAAATCAATTTCGAGCAGCTGATACCCGAATCCGTTATGAATGTGGTGCTGCGCGGTCGTGCGCCAAGCAATCGCGATGCGCGCCGCGGCGCCAGCAGCACACGCAGCTCTATGTCGGAGTTCTCCACGCGCGACATGTACTACGCGGTGAAGAATGACGATCTCGAGCGCGTGGCTGAAATACTCG CCTCTGATTTCGATATGAAGACGCGCATGCGCGAATTCCTTAATGGCACCTGCTTGCATTTGGTGGCGCTTTCTGGCACCTTGCCGATGGCCTTTCTGTTACTTTGCAAGGGTTATGCCAAGGAGTTCATAAATATGTTGGACCGCGAACTGCGCACCGCGGCGATGTGTGCGGTATTGGGTGACAAGTGTGATATACTGAATTTGTTCATACAATGCGGCGCTGATTTGGCAATAaag GGCCTGGATGGCAAAACCTGTCTGCACATTGCCGCTAAGCTTGGTAATCTGGAAGCGGCGCAATTAATTATCGATAGTTATCGCTCATGCCGCAGTATATTGAACTTTATGGACTTTATAAATACACAAGATGATGGTGGCTGGACCGCTATGGTGTGGGCAGCAGAGTTGGGTCATACGGAAATTGTGAG TTTACTACTCAATCACGGTGCCGATCCGAATATTTGCGACAATGACAATAACACTGTGCTACATTGGGCCACATTACATAGTAATGGCTTGGAGACAATCACAATGTTGCTGCAAGCCGGCACCGATTGCAATGTACAAAATGTGGAGGGTGATACACCGCT TCACATCGCCTGCCGTCACTCCATTACCCGCCTCTGTATTGCGCTCATCGCCAACGGCGCCGATTTGATGGTCAAGAATAAAGCCGACGAATTACCCTACGATTGTATACCGCACGAGGATTCGGAATGTGCACGCACTGTTGGTTTCAACATGCAAATGCGTTCATTCCGTCCGCTGGGTCTGCGCAGTCGCATTATTTGCGATGACATATCGAACGGACGTGAAGCGCGTCCGATACAAGTCGTGCGTAATGAGCAGAAATTGTGTGGCAGTCTGAATGGCGCTGAGCAGAATGGTGGCAATGAGCTGCTTGGCGCTTCTGCGGCCGCTGCAGCACATGACGAGTCCGATGAGATTATGCTACCCGATctgaagtatataaaaaagtcgATAATTCTGCAAAATTGCACGCCAATCGATTATCGTGTGGCGCAAATGCGCATCTGCTCGTGTATGGATGG CTGCATTTCATCACAGTGCCAATGCAGCGAGGCGTCGGGTCAAAATTGGTACACGGCGGAAGGCCGTTTGAGCGCCGATTTCAATTTCGAAGATCCAGTGCCCATATTCGAATGCAATGACGTCTGCGGTTGTAATAAG CTCTCTTGTCGAAATCGTATTGTTCAAAATGGCATACGCATACCACTGCAAGTGTTCGAATGCAATGACACCACCAAAGGTTGGGGTGTACGCACCCTCGTGCAGGTGGCGAAAGGCTCTTTCGTCTCCGAGTATATCGGCGAAATACTCAGCAATACGGAAGCCGATCGCCGCACAGACGACAGTTATTGTTTCGACTTGGAAAATGGTCATTGCATCGATGCAAATTACTTTGGCAATGTTAGTCGTTTCTATAATCATTCGTGCGAGCCGAATATTGTGTCGGTGCGCGTGTTTTTCGAACATCAGGATTATCGTTTtccgaaaattgcatttttcg